In Microbulbifer celer, a single window of DNA contains:
- a CDS encoding class I SAM-dependent methyltransferase, giving the protein MEMKIPPDFEIDINTIKGFLDPIEGAALHQLAADASDLGPSLEVGSYCGKSTVYLGSACKRMDSILFAVDHHRGSEEHQPGEEYHDDELFDSRTQLMDSFHQFRMNMRAADLEEHVVPVVAPSVVAAKRWNTPLGLVFIDGGHSLEAALNDYRSWARHIVPGGFLAIHDIFPNPEDGGQAPYEIYKLALASGQFERVEMVKTLGILRRL; this is encoded by the coding sequence ATGGAAATGAAAATTCCCCCCGACTTCGAAATCGATATCAACACCATCAAAGGCTTCCTCGATCCGATTGAAGGTGCGGCATTGCATCAACTGGCGGCCGACGCCAGTGATCTCGGCCCCAGCCTCGAAGTCGGCAGCTACTGTGGCAAATCCACGGTATATCTCGGCAGCGCCTGCAAGCGGATGGACAGTATCCTGTTTGCCGTAGACCACCATCGCGGATCAGAAGAGCATCAGCCCGGGGAGGAATACCACGATGACGAACTGTTCGATTCACGCACGCAGTTGATGGACAGTTTTCATCAGTTTCGCATGAATATGCGCGCCGCTGATCTCGAGGAACACGTGGTTCCGGTGGTCGCACCCTCAGTGGTTGCCGCCAAACGCTGGAACACGCCACTGGGATTGGTATTTATCGACGGCGGCCACTCGCTGGAAGCGGCATTGAATGATTACCGCAGCTGGGCAAGACACATCGTGCCCGGCGGGTTTCTGGCAATTCACGATATATTTCCCAACCCGGAAGATGGCGGTCAGGCGCCCTACGAGATCTATAAGCTGGCGCTCGCTTCCGGGCAGTTCGAACGCGTGGAAATGGTCAAGACCCTGGGTATTCTGCGGCGTCTATAG
- a CDS encoding acyltransferase, whose protein sequence is MLWWRDWRTRHFLLPQFDAVGKAPEIMHPASVIVFGSNIRLGNFPHLISTADNCIRLTAMGHRGGKATIDIGDYVLISPGVRISAGQSISIGNACMIAANVYISDSDWHGLYNRTRPFRCTAPISIGDNVWIGDSAIVCKGVNIGDNSVVGAGSVVTRDVPANAVVAGNPARVIKEINPRRRMITREALFADSFRQAHNLDELDKMLLSGNNLIGWLRSLLWPRRGD, encoded by the coding sequence ATGTTGTGGTGGCGCGATTGGCGCACTCGACACTTCCTGTTACCGCAGTTCGATGCAGTGGGAAAAGCGCCGGAAATCATGCATCCCGCTTCGGTGATTGTATTCGGATCCAATATCCGCCTGGGGAATTTCCCGCACCTGATTTCCACCGCCGACAACTGTATCCGTTTGACCGCCATGGGGCATCGGGGTGGGAAGGCAACGATCGACATTGGTGACTATGTGCTGATTTCTCCGGGAGTGCGCATATCTGCCGGGCAATCGATCTCCATTGGTAATGCCTGCATGATCGCGGCCAATGTGTATATATCAGACTCAGACTGGCACGGCCTGTACAACCGCACGCGACCGTTTCGCTGTACTGCGCCCATTTCCATTGGCGACAATGTCTGGATTGGCGATAGCGCGATTGTGTGCAAGGGCGTGAACATTGGTGATAACTCGGTAGTGGGGGCGGGCAGTGTGGTGACCCGGGATGTGCCGGCCAATGCAGTGGTCGCCGGCAACCCCGCCCGCGTGATCAAGGAGATTAATCCGCGCCGGCGGATGATTACCCGCGAGGCCCTGTTCGCCGACAGCTTCCGGCAGGCGCATAATCTCGACGAATTGGATAAAATGCTGCTCTCAGGAAACAATCTGATAGGCTGGCTGCGGTCGCTGTTGTGGCCGCGTCGTGGGGATTAA
- a CDS encoding shikimate kinase — protein MHKQGSVVLIGMPGAGKSTLGVLLAKVLAKDFVDTDVLIQLREDKTLQEIMNESDYLNLRRIEGEVLAEAKLPNHIIATGGSAVYSEDGMRNLLRFGPAVFLNCSADELRRRIHNYESRGIAKAPGQSFEALFEERQALYRRYADIEVDCDGRDLEQVLAQVVSKLQD, from the coding sequence ATGCATAAACAGGGTAGTGTGGTACTGATCGGGATGCCGGGGGCGGGGAAAAGTACCCTGGGAGTCTTGCTGGCCAAGGTGCTGGCAAAGGATTTTGTCGATACTGATGTGCTGATCCAGCTGCGGGAAGACAAGACCCTGCAGGAGATCATGAACGAGAGTGACTACCTGAACCTGCGTCGCATCGAAGGGGAGGTGCTTGCCGAGGCGAAGCTCCCGAACCACATCATTGCCACCGGTGGCAGTGCAGTATACAGCGAAGATGGGATGCGCAATCTGTTGCGCTTCGGCCCCGCAGTATTCCTGAACTGTTCTGCCGATGAGCTGCGCCGGCGGATTCATAATTACGAAAGCCGTGGTATTGCCAAGGCGCCGGGGCAAAGCTTCGAGGCCCTGTTTGAAGAGCGTCAGGCGCTGTACCGTCGCTACGCCGATATCGAGGTGGATTGCGATGGGCGGGATCTGGAGCAGGTGCTCGCTCAGGTTGTTAGCAAACTTCAGGACTGA
- a CDS encoding Lrp/AsnC family transcriptional regulator: protein MKRSSDLDDFDRKILRALQENADYSMAELGDKVGLSHTPCWRRIKRLEAEGIIRGRVTLLDPRKLDLGVTVYCYVTIHNHDEDSLNNFESAVHDVQEVVECYSTSGDKDYVLRVVVDSVEHYEQLLKRSLVHLPNVASVNSTFALKQVKYTTQLPL, encoded by the coding sequence ATGAAGCGTTCGAGCGATCTGGATGATTTTGACCGCAAGATTTTGCGGGCGCTGCAGGAAAACGCCGATTATTCCATGGCGGAGCTTGGAGACAAAGTGGGTCTGTCCCATACACCCTGCTGGCGCCGTATCAAGCGTCTGGAGGCGGAAGGCATCATCCGTGGTCGCGTCACTCTCCTGGATCCGCGTAAACTTGACCTTGGGGTCACAGTATACTGCTATGTGACCATTCACAACCACGATGAAGATTCGCTAAACAATTTCGAGTCTGCCGTACACGACGTACAGGAAGTGGTGGAGTGCTATTCCACCAGTGGTGATAAAGACTATGTGCTGCGTGTTGTAGTAGATAGTGTGGAGCACTACGAGCAGCTACTGAAGCGCTCCTTGGTGCACCTGCCAAATGTCGCCTCAGTGAATTCCACCTTCGCTTTGAAGCAGGTCAAGTACACCACCCAATTACCACTCTGA
- a CDS encoding indolepyruvate ferredoxin oxidoreductase family protein yields MSELTPAKTSHESTSIVSGTGSETGAAKSISLDDRYTVEKGRVLLSGIQALVRLPIDQMRIDRARGMNTATFISGYRGSPLGGYDQQLSRVQKLLDEYSIRFVPGVNEELAATSVWGSQQVGLFEGAEVDGVCGIWYGKTPGVDRSCDAFRHANAAGSAPKGGALIIAGDDHGCKSSSYPGQSEFAFVDMHIPVLNPSTVQEVLDYGLYGLELSRFSGCWVAMITLAENMDSSATVDVNPAGVSFSYPEIERPEGGLNIRKQDNPLEQEERLWRYKRPAALAFARANQLNKLVLDNPEATLGIVTTGKAHLDLMQAFEDMGIDDAQARALGIRILKVGMTYPLDVPGIQEFARGLDSLLVLEEKRSLMEVQLKEELYNVHLRDPNFPRILGKVDEHDRPLLPMYGELSPAVVAQVLGHLLGDEKLNERARHRLMRLDALAERISAQAGSSVARLPMFCAGCPHNRSTRVPEGSRALAGIGCHYMAQWLDRETYTFTQMGAEGVNWIGQAAFTSESHVFVNLGDGTYFHSGILAIRAAVAAKVNITYKILFNDAVAMTGGQPHDGELHPDMICRQVLAEGVQKVVLVMDDTGKYGDALTFPKEVEIRHRDHMPAVMEELREQAGCTVIIYDQTCATELRRKRKRGLLPKAEGRPFINELVCEGCGDCVTQSSCIAVEKVDTALGDKRRINQTSCNQDMSCVNGFCPSFVTVKGGKLAKRAGVGDALCQEAGKLPVPSLPDLQEPYNLLVTGVGGTGVVTIGALLAMAAHIEGKACSTLDQTGLAQKGGAVYSHVRFADQPEALQAVRISDGRADGLMACDLIAAGNLSASLAKLDETHSRAVVNTHLSPTAASVLGREDIHSPQAVLDTIRDAVQELDVVEGHELTKAALGDTLAANIFMLGFAWQKGLLPLDQASILQAIELNGVAVQANLQGFAAGRLAAAERKALDALLAGDQQVAQPRGLEAVVAHRMTHLTGYQNAALARRYRGLVDKVRDAEILKVPGSEALAEVVARNYAKLLSYKDEYEVARLYTDGRFVESLRENFTGDFELEFNLAPPLMSRFDKNLGRPRKLKFGGWMHRAFGVLARFKFLRGTALDIFGYTAERKMERALIGEYEALVDQVIGKLNANNHAAAIELLNYPDMIRGYGLIKDANVEKAAAMKSQALERFLNPDAQENDKAVKVQVFDPARAQQVG; encoded by the coding sequence ATGAGCGAGCTGACCCCAGCAAAAACATCTCACGAGTCCACATCGATAGTTTCTGGCACCGGTAGCGAAACAGGCGCCGCAAAGTCCATCTCTCTGGATGATCGGTATACGGTCGAGAAGGGCCGCGTACTGCTGTCTGGCATCCAGGCCCTGGTACGGCTGCCCATCGATCAGATGCGCATTGACCGCGCCCGCGGCATGAATACCGCTACCTTTATCTCCGGCTATCGGGGTTCCCCCCTGGGTGGTTATGACCAGCAGTTGTCGCGGGTACAAAAACTGCTGGACGAATACAGTATCCGCTTTGTACCCGGTGTCAATGAAGAGCTGGCCGCGACCTCGGTATGGGGTTCCCAGCAAGTAGGCCTGTTTGAGGGCGCGGAAGTCGATGGTGTCTGCGGCATCTGGTACGGCAAAACGCCCGGTGTCGACCGCTCCTGTGACGCATTCCGCCATGCCAACGCCGCCGGCTCCGCGCCGAAGGGCGGCGCGCTGATCATCGCTGGTGACGATCACGGCTGTAAATCCTCGTCCTACCCCGGGCAGTCCGAATTCGCATTCGTGGACATGCATATCCCGGTGCTGAACCCCTCAACGGTGCAGGAAGTCCTGGACTACGGCCTCTACGGTCTGGAGTTGTCGCGTTTCAGCGGTTGCTGGGTGGCCATGATCACCCTGGCAGAGAACATGGATTCCTCTGCGACTGTCGATGTGAACCCGGCGGGAGTTTCGTTTTCTTACCCCGAGATCGAGCGACCGGAAGGTGGCCTGAATATCCGTAAACAGGACAACCCGCTGGAACAGGAAGAGCGTCTGTGGCGTTACAAGCGTCCGGCCGCGCTGGCCTTCGCTCGCGCCAATCAGCTGAACAAATTGGTTTTGGACAACCCCGAAGCCACCCTTGGCATTGTGACCACCGGTAAGGCGCATCTGGATCTGATGCAGGCGTTCGAGGATATGGGCATTGATGATGCCCAGGCGAGAGCGCTGGGTATCCGCATTCTGAAAGTGGGCATGACGTACCCCCTGGACGTACCGGGCATTCAGGAGTTTGCCCGCGGGCTGGATTCCCTGCTGGTACTGGAAGAAAAGCGCAGCCTGATGGAAGTGCAGTTGAAAGAAGAGCTGTACAACGTCCATCTGCGCGACCCCAATTTCCCACGTATCCTCGGTAAGGTCGATGAGCACGATCGGCCGCTGCTGCCCATGTATGGTGAATTGTCGCCGGCTGTGGTTGCGCAGGTCCTCGGTCACCTGCTCGGTGACGAGAAACTTAACGAGCGGGCCAGGCACCGCCTGATGCGACTGGATGCCCTGGCGGAGCGGATTTCCGCCCAGGCGGGCTCCAGCGTTGCGCGGCTGCCGATGTTCTGTGCCGGCTGCCCCCACAACCGTTCCACCCGCGTGCCGGAAGGCAGCCGTGCGCTGGCGGGCATTGGTTGCCACTACATGGCCCAGTGGCTGGATCGCGAGACTTACACCTTCACCCAGATGGGCGCCGAGGGCGTCAACTGGATCGGCCAGGCGGCCTTCACCAGTGAGTCCCACGTGTTCGTGAACCTTGGTGACGGGACCTATTTCCATTCGGGCATTCTCGCCATTCGTGCCGCGGTTGCCGCGAAAGTGAACATCACCTACAAAATCCTGTTCAATGATGCCGTGGCCATGACGGGCGGCCAGCCCCACGACGGCGAGCTGCACCCGGATATGATCTGTCGCCAGGTATTGGCGGAAGGGGTGCAGAAAGTGGTGCTGGTGATGGATGACACCGGCAAATACGGCGATGCGCTGACGTTCCCCAAAGAAGTGGAGATTCGTCACCGGGACCACATGCCGGCGGTGATGGAAGAATTGCGTGAGCAAGCCGGTTGTACCGTCATTATCTACGACCAGACCTGTGCCACCGAGCTGCGCCGCAAACGCAAGCGAGGTCTCCTGCCGAAGGCTGAAGGGCGTCCGTTTATCAACGAGCTGGTGTGTGAAGGCTGTGGCGACTGTGTCACGCAATCCAGCTGTATCGCGGTGGAAAAGGTGGACACCGCGCTGGGGGACAAGCGCCGCATCAACCAGACCAGCTGCAACCAGGATATGTCCTGCGTGAATGGTTTCTGTCCGTCTTTCGTTACGGTAAAAGGCGGCAAGCTGGCCAAGCGCGCAGGCGTCGGTGATGCCCTGTGTCAGGAGGCAGGCAAACTGCCAGTGCCGTCGTTGCCCGACCTGCAGGAACCCTACAACCTGCTGGTGACCGGCGTCGGCGGCACCGGCGTGGTGACGATCGGCGCACTGCTGGCAATGGCGGCGCACATCGAGGGCAAGGCCTGCAGTACGCTGGACCAGACCGGTCTGGCGCAAAAGGGCGGAGCGGTGTATTCCCACGTGCGCTTTGCCGACCAGCCCGAGGCGCTACAGGCAGTACGTATTTCCGATGGCCGCGCTGACGGCCTGATGGCCTGCGATCTGATTGCCGCCGGCAACCTGTCTGCGAGCCTGGCCAAACTGGATGAAACCCATAGCCGCGCGGTGGTCAATACCCATCTGAGTCCCACCGCCGCATCGGTGCTGGGGCGCGAAGACATCCATTCACCGCAGGCGGTCCTGGATACCATTCGCGATGCGGTGCAGGAACTGGATGTGGTGGAAGGCCACGAGCTCACCAAAGCCGCCCTGGGGGATACCCTGGCAGCCAATATCTTTATGCTCGGCTTTGCCTGGCAGAAAGGCCTGCTGCCGCTGGATCAGGCCTCCATCCTGCAGGCCATCGAGCTGAACGGTGTAGCGGTGCAGGCCAACCTGCAGGGGTTTGCCGCTGGTCGTCTGGCGGCAGCGGAGCGCAAAGCCCTGGATGCCCTGTTGGCCGGCGATCAGCAAGTTGCGCAGCCGCGGGGATTGGAGGCGGTCGTCGCCCATCGCATGACACATCTGACCGGTTACCAGAATGCGGCGCTGGCGCGACGCTATCGCGGGCTGGTGGACAAGGTACGGGATGCGGAAATTCTCAAGGTGCCCGGTAGCGAGGCGCTGGCGGAAGTGGTTGCGCGCAATTACGCCAAGCTGCTGTCGTACAAGGATGAATATGAAGTGGCTCGGCTCTATACCGACGGACGCTTTGTTGAATCCCTGCGGGAAAACTTCACCGGCGATTTCGAGCTGGAATTCAATCTTGCGCCGCCTTTGATGAGCCGCTTCGACAAGAATCTGGGCCGGCCGCGCAAGCTGAAGTTTGGTGGTTGGATGCACCGCGCATTTGGTGTTCTGGCGCGGTTCAAATTCCTGCGTGGCACCGCGCTGGATATCTTCGGCTACACCGCAGAGCGCAAAATGGAGCGCGCGTTGATCGGTGAATATGAAGCGTTGGTGGATCAGGTGATTGGGAAACTGAATGCGAATAACCACGCTGCCGCGATCGAGTTGCTGAATTACCCGGATATGATCCGCGGCTATGGCCTGATCAAGGATGCCAATGTGGAGAAGGCGGCTGCGATGAAATCACAGGCACTGGAGCGCTTCCTGAATCCCGATGCGCAGGAAAACGACAAGGCGGTGAAGGTTCAGGTGTTCGATCCGGCGCGTGCGCAACAAGTGGGTTGA
- a CDS encoding OprO/OprP family phosphate-selective porin, which produces MKRAQKTLLALSIVGMLPTAAMAGNAETKGGLKITSDDGNFSGSLGGRIHFDTYLFDTDIEDPTSTTDFRRARITLKGNIYDWRYVLEQDFAAGDTHAGFRDVFLAHEFLNGEVRIGQFKPFRSMSEMTSSNEITFLERPFSSSTGLFDGHQFQQGIGWTGVLDCFTLGMMAFNLRDAGTPRNEGVGASGRLAWHPINTDYKTLHIGTSVSYENANQDSTDILAEADYAGRRGPSQLMALTPGDLGGDVSTVGLELAGSYGPLYLQAEYAIGDFEGNYYLSEFDYEDWFGAPAPFSCDPDFGCFIGNQTVHTWYVQGSWMLTGEHKTYNVKRGAFNSAKHTGNGLWGGSWELTARYDTMENRDYDFLEASSTTIGLNYYANSNIRFMVNFIFGDDDFTGDETNQLGLRAQVRW; this is translated from the coding sequence ATGAAACGCGCACAGAAAACGCTATTGGCACTTTCCATAGTTGGCATGCTCCCCACCGCGGCGATGGCTGGTAATGCAGAAACCAAAGGCGGGTTAAAGATTACCTCTGATGATGGCAACTTTTCCGGGTCTCTCGGCGGGCGTATCCACTTTGATACCTATCTTTTCGATACCGATATCGAGGACCCCACCAGCACCACCGATTTCCGCCGTGCACGTATTACCCTGAAGGGGAATATTTACGACTGGCGATATGTTCTGGAGCAGGACTTTGCAGCCGGCGATACCCATGCGGGTTTTCGCGATGTATTCCTGGCCCATGAATTTCTGAACGGCGAAGTACGCATCGGGCAGTTCAAACCCTTCCGCTCCATGTCCGAAATGACCAGCTCCAATGAAATTACTTTTCTGGAACGGCCCTTTTCCAGCTCCACGGGCCTCTTTGATGGACATCAGTTCCAACAAGGCATTGGCTGGACCGGCGTTTTGGACTGCTTCACCCTGGGCATGATGGCGTTCAACCTCCGCGACGCGGGTACCCCGCGCAATGAGGGCGTAGGCGCCTCTGGCCGCCTTGCCTGGCACCCCATCAATACCGATTACAAAACCCTGCACATCGGCACCTCGGTCAGCTATGAGAATGCCAACCAGGATTCCACTGACATTCTCGCTGAGGCCGATTACGCCGGCCGCCGCGGCCCCTCCCAGCTGATGGCGCTCACCCCCGGCGATCTGGGTGGTGACGTCAGCACCGTTGGACTGGAACTGGCTGGCAGCTACGGTCCACTGTATCTGCAGGCGGAATACGCCATCGGCGACTTCGAGGGTAACTACTACCTGTCTGAATTCGATTATGAAGACTGGTTTGGCGCACCCGCCCCCTTCTCCTGCGATCCCGACTTTGGCTGCTTTATCGGCAACCAGACCGTACACACCTGGTATGTACAGGGCAGCTGGATGCTAACCGGAGAGCACAAGACCTACAACGTCAAGCGCGGGGCCTTCAATTCCGCCAAGCACACCGGTAATGGCCTCTGGGGAGGCTCTTGGGAACTGACCGCACGCTACGACACCATGGAAAACCGGGATTACGACTTTCTCGAGGCCAGCAGCACCACAATCGGCCTGAACTACTACGCCAATTCCAATATCCGCTTTATGGTGAACTTCATCTTCGGCGACGATGACTTTACCGGTGACGAAACCAATCAACTGGGCCTGCGTGCACAGGTTCGCTGGTAA
- a CDS encoding TraB/GumN family protein: MKYSTFLTARHWLHLPHLLALVLSLVAVQTVSATEYRGLIYEAEKDGQTVFLLGSVHLADDSFYPMPKTIEAAYRSSGALVVEADILASAKDPELQQQIMAASTYPPGETLRDHIPEKTFSALESWLQQRQIPIAVFLRMRPAIASITLSMVEMQRIGLNPNLGIDRYFLQQAHSSGKQILQLESVVQQLQMLNNLEHPERLLEQTLEQLSELENFVPRMTDAWKSGNAEQLYQLVISEGLQEHPEFSGLYDKLFFQRNREMAQKILQLSQSHSSLFVVVGAGHLVGTRSIIDLLQKEGFRIKQL, encoded by the coding sequence ATGAAATACAGCACCTTCCTGACTGCCCGGCATTGGCTGCACCTGCCTCACCTTCTCGCTCTCGTGCTGTCGCTGGTTGCTGTACAGACGGTTTCTGCCACTGAATACCGCGGCCTGATATATGAAGCCGAAAAAGACGGGCAGACTGTTTTCTTATTGGGCTCTGTGCATCTGGCTGATGACAGTTTTTATCCAATGCCGAAGACCATTGAAGCGGCCTATCGCAGCAGTGGCGCCCTGGTGGTAGAAGCCGATATCCTCGCCTCGGCGAAAGACCCCGAATTACAGCAACAGATCATGGCGGCATCCACCTACCCTCCGGGGGAAACGCTACGAGATCATATTCCCGAGAAAACCTTCAGTGCCCTGGAATCCTGGCTACAACAGCGCCAGATTCCCATTGCCGTATTTCTACGTATGCGCCCCGCCATTGCCAGTATTACATTGAGCATGGTGGAAATGCAGCGGATCGGACTGAACCCCAACCTCGGTATTGACCGCTACTTTTTACAGCAGGCCCACAGCAGCGGCAAACAGATACTGCAACTGGAAAGTGTGGTGCAACAGCTTCAGATGCTGAACAATCTGGAGCACCCCGAGCGACTTCTGGAGCAAACCCTGGAACAGCTCAGCGAGCTGGAAAATTTTGTACCACGAATGACCGACGCCTGGAAATCCGGCAACGCGGAACAACTCTATCAGTTGGTTATCTCGGAAGGGCTGCAAGAGCACCCGGAGTTCTCCGGTCTCTACGACAAGTTATTTTTTCAACGCAACCGGGAAATGGCACAGAAAATCCTGCAACTCAGCCAGTCCCACTCCAGCCTGTTTGTCGTGGTTGGCGCCGGGCATCTCGTAGGAACACGTAGCATTATCGATCTCCTGCAGAAAGAGGGGTTCCGCATCAAGCAACTTTAA
- a CDS encoding glycosyltransferase, producing MRIVQLLPDMDKGETANTVLDFATELVRQGHESTVISADGALVSRLTLHGSEHISMPVHKASWRRPGMAGRLRRLLRRLGADVLHAYGPRASWLAWRAWRGMPEGARPKLVTALHERPEPRLIRGRIVNRALARGELVVTPSEQLSDVLHQRYSNVLSAAPPVVYRGVNTREMDRDAPVSGHWHQRLLNQYPQLEGRHWLLLPAPVGPGCGQEEFLQLLKQLSSEREDIFGLIVGEVQSGQEKFARNLERRAADIGLSDKVLFLGNRRDMREFYATARITYQFSEGASGRAVAQALAMGCPVITCSNGVGREMTQRCFPQGVCVEPDLAKIQAVTLDILAHAEPVRFDGFSLQETTGQMLALYAGESAVPA from the coding sequence ATGCGGATTGTTCAGTTGTTACCCGATATGGATAAAGGCGAGACGGCAAATACCGTATTGGATTTTGCCACTGAGCTGGTGCGGCAGGGGCATGAGTCCACGGTGATTTCTGCTGACGGTGCGCTGGTTTCTCGCCTGACGTTGCATGGCAGCGAGCATATTTCCATGCCCGTGCACAAGGCATCCTGGAGACGCCCGGGTATGGCTGGCCGTTTGCGTCGTCTGTTGCGGCGACTCGGGGCCGACGTTCTGCATGCCTATGGCCCCCGCGCCAGCTGGTTGGCATGGCGTGCCTGGCGCGGGATGCCAGAGGGGGCACGCCCCAAGCTTGTGACGGCACTTCACGAGCGGCCTGAGCCCCGGCTGATTCGTGGGCGTATTGTCAATCGCGCACTGGCGCGCGGCGAGTTGGTGGTTACCCCGTCTGAGCAGCTTTCCGATGTGCTACACCAGCGGTACTCCAATGTGCTCTCTGCCGCACCACCGGTGGTGTATCGCGGCGTAAACACCCGCGAGATGGATCGGGATGCACCGGTTTCCGGTCACTGGCACCAGCGGCTATTGAATCAGTATCCCCAGTTGGAAGGGCGGCACTGGTTATTGCTGCCGGCGCCCGTAGGGCCGGGGTGTGGTCAGGAGGAGTTCCTGCAATTATTGAAACAGTTATCCTCGGAAAGGGAAGATATTTTCGGGTTGATAGTCGGCGAGGTGCAATCGGGGCAGGAAAAGTTTGCCCGCAACCTGGAGCGTCGGGCGGCGGATATCGGTCTCAGCGACAAGGTGTTGTTTCTCGGCAACCGCCGGGATATGCGTGAGTTTTATGCGACTGCGCGGATTACCTATCAGTTTTCGGAAGGCGCCTCTGGCCGCGCGGTGGCACAGGCATTGGCAATGGGCTGCCCGGTGATTACCTGTAGCAACGGTGTCGGCAGGGAGATGACACAGCGTTGTTTCCCTCAGGGTGTTTGTGTTGAGCCGGACCTGGCAAAGATTCAGGCGGTCACTCTGGATATTCTTGCCCATGCGGAGCCGGTACGTTTTGACGGTTTCAGTCTGCAGGAAACGACAGGGCAGATGTTGGCGCTGTACGCTGGCGAGTCAGCAGTTCCCGCGTAA
- a CDS encoding glycosyltransferase family 4 protein — protein sequence MIQKLCHLIASREHGGLEKHVADLSSWQARNTAAQITVIGHPRYQSTLNENVHFIPLNTDRSRHHPNLVWRLANQIRQGSFQITHGHGSKSAQLLAAVKPYTDALQVITRHNVRHPRDKLASTFDARIAISKSTVANSKLDWHIIPNGVPLPQPVANPRALAHTTGNRPTLLAASRLIKARGIDILIEAMTLVPDAQLLVVGDGPEKSALQQQAQALHLRDRVTFFSADNAITSFLQASDLVVIPARTEGTPYTLIEALLHRRPVIASDTGNAGEYLPEGYLLKELGAQTIAEKIQMAFAAPNKVQRDFTAVFDRAAKELTLDSMAQATWRVYRQLIA from the coding sequence ATGATTCAAAAACTCTGCCACCTGATCGCCAGCCGCGAGCATGGGGGCCTGGAAAAACATGTCGCAGACCTGTCAAGCTGGCAGGCGCGCAATACGGCTGCACAGATTACCGTCATCGGCCATCCGCGCTACCAGTCGACGCTGAATGAGAACGTACACTTTATTCCCCTCAATACCGATCGCAGCCGACATCACCCCAATCTGGTCTGGCGGCTGGCCAACCAGATACGCCAGGGGAGTTTTCAGATAACCCATGGCCACGGCAGTAAATCCGCACAGTTGCTCGCGGCGGTAAAACCCTACACGGATGCGCTTCAGGTGATCACCCGCCACAATGTCCGTCACCCGCGGGATAAACTGGCCAGCACCTTTGATGCGCGAATAGCCATCAGCAAAAGTACGGTCGCAAACTCAAAACTGGACTGGCACATCATTCCAAATGGGGTTCCCTTGCCCCAACCCGTCGCCAACCCCCGCGCTCTGGCCCACACCACCGGCAACCGACCCACGCTGCTTGCCGCGAGCCGCCTGATCAAAGCACGCGGTATCGATATACTGATCGAAGCGATGACCCTGGTGCCGGATGCACAGCTGCTTGTGGTGGGAGATGGGCCGGAGAAGAGCGCGCTGCAACAGCAGGCACAGGCGTTGCACTTGCGGGACCGGGTAACCTTCTTCAGTGCCGATAACGCCATCACCAGTTTCCTGCAGGCTTCGGATCTGGTCGTTATTCCCGCGCGTACCGAGGGGACACCCTACACGCTGATCGAGGCTCTGCTCCACAGGCGCCCGGTGATCGCCAGCGACACCGGTAACGCGGGGGAATACCTGCCGGAAGGTTATCTCCTGAAAGAGCTCGGCGCACAGACCATCGCTGAAAAGATTCAAATGGCTTTTGCCGCCCCGAATAAAGTCCAGCGGGACTTCACCGCGGTATTTGATCGTGCCGCGAAAGAGTTGACACTGGACTCCATGGCCCAGGCTACCTGGCGGGTATACCGCCAGCTGATTGCTTAA
- a CDS encoding acyloxyacyl hydrolase — protein MSESHTPVTKSYFFGLLLILAALPSPSHAEKGNQELILSGGGGMGNFLIQQDSNAGAKLVGANWSYQFYDYPSQHHLQWWAQVSYSYMWDERAGGIEDRQHIVEVKPVLRMYPGAEAKGFFGEAGLGAAYLDEREFGNISLSTNLNFSMHFAAGYTFPGDCAVSLRYSHFSNGYTNTPNPGFDFFSLNWHIPF, from the coding sequence ATGTCTGAAAGCCACACCCCTGTCACAAAGTCGTATTTTTTCGGCCTGCTGCTGATCCTGGCAGCACTCCCGTCGCCATCCCATGCCGAGAAAGGCAATCAGGAACTGATCCTGAGTGGCGGTGGCGGTATGGGCAACTTCCTTATCCAACAAGACTCCAATGCCGGGGCCAAACTGGTTGGCGCCAACTGGTCCTATCAATTTTACGATTACCCTTCACAGCACCACCTGCAATGGTGGGCGCAGGTCAGTTACTCCTACATGTGGGACGAGCGCGCTGGCGGTATTGAGGATCGCCAGCATATTGTGGAAGTAAAACCCGTATTGCGGATGTACCCCGGTGCAGAGGCCAAAGGCTTCTTTGGCGAGGCGGGACTCGGAGCGGCGTATCTCGATGAGCGGGAGTTTGGCAACATCAGCCTGTCTACAAACCTCAATTTTTCCATGCATTTTGCCGCCGGTTATACCTTTCCAGGCGACTGCGCTGTCAGCCTGCGGTACAGCCATTTTTCAAATGGTTATACCAACACTCCGAACCCCGGGTTTGACTTTTTCTCACTCAATTGGCATATCCCTTTCTGA